From Theileria annulata chromosome 1, complete sequence, *** SEQUENCING IN PROGRESS ***, one genomic window encodes:
- a CDS encoding ribosomal phosphoprotein P0, putative (Tap404f10.p1c.cand.126 - score = 28.45;~SMART pfam:Ribosomal_L10 (PF0486) at aa 5-107, E()=4.20e-30; pfam:60_S_ribosomal (PF00428) at aa 204-309, E()=2.90e-05), whose translation MAKLSKSEKKKLYFERLTNLMKTYSKILIVSVDHVGSRQMASVRHSLRGMATILMGKNTVIRTALQKNFPDSPDVEKVTQCVKLNTGFVFCEADPMEVREVILNNRVPAPARQGVIAPSDVFIPAGSTGLDPSQTSFFQALGISTKIVKGQIEIQNEVHLIKKDDKVSASGATLLQKLNIKPFSYGLKVEKIYDSGAISDASVLDVTDEDILAVVKLGVSYANALSRQLGYPTTLSVDHAMLEGFKNCVGLVLDSDYTFPQMAAVKQFLENPEAFAVATPSAPVTSEVKEEKKVEEEEEDDDLGFSLFD comes from the coding sequence ATGGCTAAATTATCAAAGAGTGAGAAgaagaaattatattttgaGCGTCTGACGAATTTGATGAAGACGTATTCAAAGATCTTGATTGTCAGTGTGGATCACGTCGGATCTCGTCAGATGGCCTCAGTGCGTCATTCACTCAGAGGAATGGCAACAATTCTTATGGGAAAGAACACAGTTATCAGAACTGCCTTACAGAAAAACTTTCCAGACTCACCTGATGTAGAGAAGGTGACCCAGTGCGTTAAACTGAACACCGGCTTTGTGTTCTGTGAGGCCGATCCGATGGAAGTTAGAGAAGTTATTCTTAATAATAGAGTTCCAGCACCTGCACGCCAAGGTGTAATTGCCCCATCTGATGTTTTTATACCTGCAGGTTCAACTGGCCTTGACCCTTCACAGACATCTTTCTTCCAAGCACTAGGTATTTCCACTAAGATTGTCAAAGGACAAATTGAGATCCAAAATGAGGTCCACTTGATTAAGAAAGATGACAAGGTTAGTGCTTCAGGAGCAACTTTACTtcaaaaattgaatattaAGCCATTTTCCTACGGTTTAAAGGTTGAGAAGATTTATGACTCTGGAGCTATTTCAGACGCCTCAGTACTTGACGTAACTGATGAGGATATTCTAGCCGTTGTTAAGCTTGGTGTTAGTTATGCTAATGCCTTATCTAGGCAGTTGGGATACCCAACAACTTTGTCAGTTGACCATGCAATGTTGGAAGGATTTAAGAACTGTGTCGGACTTGTTTTGGACAGCGATTACACATTCCCACAAATGGCTGCAGTCAAACAATTTTTGGAAAATCCTGAAGCTTTCGCTGTTGCCACTCCATCAGCACCAGTAACTTCTGAAGTAAAGGAAGAAAAGAAAGTTGAAGAAGAAGAGGAAGATGATGATTTAGGGTTTTCACTCTTTGATTAA
- a CDS encoding glycerol-3-phosphate dehydrogenase (gpdh), putative (Tap404f10.p1c.cand.124 - score = 45.82;~SMART pfam:NAD_Gly3P_dh (PF01210) at aa 29-371, E()=2.10e-139), producing the protein MGCNDCNEINVFGWGIERGISSLLLKMVGKKVTVVGCGNWGTAAAKVISENTPKFNLFNPTVRMWVLEEKVDGVNLSELINTTHENKKYLPGIKLPDNLLAVPDLNECVKDADLFIFVIPHQFVKSTAMKIKDSGLLKKEAVALTLVKGIMILDNKPVLVSDVIERELGIPCSALSGANVANCIAREEFSEATVAYTTKEEGKVWQRLFDRPYFKIRCIKDVAGIQVYGAIKNVVALSAGFCDGLGLGSNTKAAVMRIGLVEIHKFAKLFFPTVSEEVVFESAGVADLITTCIGGRNVRCAAEFAAKHGSRSWNEIEQEFLNGQKLQGVSTCHEVYEVLKTHNLLEQFPLFHVTYKVAFESTHPSELINSLSTEELESFE; encoded by the exons ATGGGGTGTAACGATTGTAATGAAATTAACGTGTTTGGATGGGGAATTGA AAGAGGAATATCGTCTTTATTGTTAAAGATGGTTGGAAAGAAG GTAACAGTAGTTGGATGCGGTAATTGGGGAACCGCAGCAGCTAAGGTTATTTCTGAAAATACTCCCAAATTCAACCTTTTCAATCCAACG GTAAGGATGTGGGTATTGGAGGAGAAGGTCGATGGCGTGAATTTGAGTGAGCTGATTAACACAACTCATGAGAATAAAAAGTATTTGCCTGGAATTAAACTACCAGATAACCTTCTCGCTGTTCCAGATCTCAATGAATGTGTTAAAGATGCtgatttgtttattttcGTCATCCCACATCAATTTGTCAAG AGTACAGCTATGAAGATTAAGGATAGTGGTTTGCTGAAGAAAGAAGCTGTGGCATTGACGTTGGTTAAGGGAATTATGATATTGGACAACAAGCCCGTTTTAGTTTCCGATGTTATTGAACGCGAACTTGGAATCCCATGCTCTGCACTTTCAGGAGCGAACGTTGCAAAT tgTATTGCTAGAGAAGAGTTTAGTGAGGCAACAGTGGCATATACAACAAAGGAGGAAGGGAAAGTGTGGCAACGCTTGTTTGATAGGCCTTACTTTAAGATTAGGTGTATCAAGGACGTAGCTGGAATCCAAGTCTACGGTGCAATCAAGAACGTTGTTGCACTCTCTGCCGGATTCTGCGACGGACTTGGACTGGGCTCTAATACTAAGGCGGCTGTTATGCGTATTGGTCTTGTTGAAATTCACAAATTTGCCAAACTCTTTTTCCCAACAGTTTCAGAG GAAGTGGTATTCGAGAGTGCCGGAGTTGCTGATCTCATAACCACCTGTATTGGTGGAAGAAATGTGAGATGCGCAGCTGAATTCGCAGCCAAACATGGCTCAAGGTCCTGGAATGAAATTGAACAGGAATTTCTTAACGGCCAAAAATTACaa GGAGTATCAACATGTCATGAAGTATATGAAGTATTGAAAACACATAACCTATTGGAACAATTCCCTCTCTTTCACGTTACCTATAAAGTAGCATTTGAGTCAACACACCCGTCAGAACTTATCAACTCACTCTCA ACGGAGGAGCTGGAGTcttttgaataa
- a CDS encoding GTP-binding protein, putative (Tap404f10.p1c.cand.125 - score = 54.15;~SMART pfam:GTP_OBG (PF01018) at aa 81-428, E()=7.30e-31) → MKILGILRFLIFYTFFTFLEKINIFIDSKIIFNNNNSRINLYNFINSSNNKLKKSVYLTEDDWSDYKLVDLCVIKVSGGDGGDGCMSFRREKHVPLGGANGGNGGPGGDVYIQCDESVSDLRWFDTNKLYKAEDGVNGKGSNKNGVSPNFIYIPNGKGKDMYLYVPKGTVITSEENVQATLQNDGDKVRIARGGRGGKGNRHFITKFNVDPRICERGEEGIKRIVKLIYKRYSDIALIGKPNSGKSSIIKRLTNAKPRIANFPFSTKFPIHGVLINNQEITDDVDSSNNTSNSDVIETEHEDGDLGYEYEEEFDSCGYDSDEDIDEQDEDIDEMDQMDDSVEVGNSEMRKRISLVDVPGLIDGSSQGKGLGHDFLRQIENSNILSYIIDSSNQDPLEDYKSVRRELEIYNPEILNKMEIILLNKIDLIDNQTIFNLINSFLKHVNHDQIYFISAKTGENMDFISSLFQKLFSQNALDTVGYTGDVSASDVGRFEDLDDFRKLNPRKFRIELEDDGTFRVVSPYLERKVKMMRFDLPETMDKLKSILKANKVNKKLIKLGLREGATLNIGNLSFSVQSDNFFQ, encoded by the exons atgaaaatattagGAATCTTGAggtttttaatattttacacattttttacattcCTCGAAAAAATCAACATTTTCATTGATTCCAAGATAATTTtcaacaataataatagtagaATAAACctttacaattttataaatagttcaaataataaattaaaaaaatcagTGTATTTAACAGAAGATG ATTGGTCTGACTATAAGTTGGTAGACCTATGTGTAATAAAAGTAAGCGGTGGTGACGGCGGAGATGGCTGTATGTCCTTTAGGAGGGAAAAGCATGTGCCACTGGGAGGCGCAAATGGTGGAAACGGAGGTCCAGGAGGAGACGTTTATATCCAATGTGATGAATCAGTAAGTGATCTAAGATGGTTTGACACAAACAAACTGTACAAAGCAGAGGATGGTGTTAATGGTAAAGGTTCAAATAAAAATGGAGTTAGTCCCAATTTCATATACATACCTAAt GGAAAGGGTAAGGATATGTATTTATATGTACCAAAAGGTACAGTAATAACATCAGAAGAAAATGTACAAGCAACTCTTCAAAATGATG gAGATAAAGTAAGAATAGCACGTGGCGGTCGAGGTGGTAAGGGCAATAGACATTTCATTACTAAATT TAATGTTGATCCAAGAATATGTGAACGAGGTGAAGAAGGTATTAAAAGAATTGTCaagttaatatataaaaggTATTCTGATATTGCGTTAATAGGGAAACCTAATTCAG GGAAAAGTTCTATAATAAAAAGATTAACAAATGCAAAACCTAGAATAGCAAATTTCCCATTCAGTACCAAATTTCCCATACATGGAGTATTAATCAATAATcaa GAAATTACTGATGATGTTGACAGTAGTAATAATACTAGTAATTCTGATGTTATTGAGACTGAACATGAAGATGGAGACTTAGGATATGAGTATGAAGAGGAATTTGATAGTTGTGGTTATGATTCAGATGAAGATATTGATGAACAAGATGAAGATATTGATGAAATGGATCAAATGGATGATAGTGTAGAAGTTGGAAATAGTGAAATGAGGAAAAGAATAAGTTTAGTTGATGTCCCAGGATTAATTGACGGATCAAGTCAAGGAAAAGGACTTGGTCATGATTTCCTCAGACAAATCGAAAATTCTAACATTTTATCATACATTATCGATTCCTCTAATCAG GATCCACTGGAGGATTATAAATCAGTCAGAAGAGAActtgaaatatataaccCTGAAATACTGAACAAAATGGAGATAATCCTGCTTAATAAAATCGATTTAATCGATAATCAAACCATTTTCAATCTCATAAACTCCTTCCTAAAACATGTCAATCAtgatcaaatttatttcatatcAG CGAAAACTGGAGAAAATATGGATTTCATCTCATCATTATTTCAAAAACTATTCTCTCAAAATGCTCTTGACACGGTTGGTTACACCGGTGACGTGAGTGCTAGTGATGTTGGTAGATTTGAGGATTTGGATGATTTCAGAAAATTGAACCCGAGGAAGTTCCGGATAGAGCTCGAAGATGATGGTACATTTAGAGTGGTATCGCCGTATTTGGAGAGAAAAGTAAAGATGATGAGATTTGACTTGCCAGAAACTATGGACAAACTCAAAAGTATATTAAAGGCAAATAAGGTGAATAAAAAGCTAATAAAGCTCGGATTAAGGGAAGGAGCAACACTCAATATCGGAAACTTATCATTCAGTGTACAATCCgataatttttttcaataa
- a CDS encoding uncharacterized protein (Tap404f10.p1c.cand.124 - score = 45.82;~SMART 3 TPR (SM0028) domains, at aa 54-87, E()=3.24e-04; 88-121, E()=3.87e-02; 122-155, E()=3.32e+01; Ubox (SM0504) at aa 236-299, E()=6.87e-16), whose product MDEDDGRDLTSLDSLEEKKTDTFYNITFNDIDHAIYSANENVEFHKDRNKIRKAEDYRNLGNESFKKGFLESAIDYYTKAIKVYPHNHEFYTNRALCYKKQNKWDLVESDVRQALNLEENSVKAHYYLGQALLNLGDPVEGMKKLRKAKCLSEHYKVPYIEEIDNEILKAKKAIWESQDIQFNNTLNSFYTFISELIEREKSENRMELEEYGERIQQLELFRNYITKSKEKHIPPYLCCKISMCLMRDPVISSSGLTYERKLLETHLLCNGEYDPITREVCKMGDLVPNYHIKEAVEDFLEKNPWAFDDYYTV is encoded by the exons ATGGATGAAGATGATGGTAGGGATTTAACAAGTTTGGATTCTCTAGAAGAGAAGAAAACTGACACATTCTACAATATCACCTTCAATGACATCGACCACGCGATTTATTCAGCGAACGAAAACGTTGAGTTTCATAAGGACCGGAATAAAATTAGGAAGGCTGAGGACTACCGAAACCTAGGGAACGAAAGCTTTAAAAAAGGATTCCTTGAATCAGCAATAGATTACTATACCAAAGCAATTAAAGTGTATCCACATAATCACGAATTTTATACTAATCGAGCATTATGTTATAAGAAACAAAATAAATGGGATCtg GTGGAGTCTGATGTAAGACAGGCATTAAATTTGGAGGAAAATTCAGTTAAAgcacattattatttgggACAGGCGCTTCTTAATTTAG GTGACCCTGTGGAGGGTATGAAGAAGTTGAGAAAGGCAAAGTGTTTATCAGAACATTATAAAGTGCCATATATAGAAGAGATCGATAATGAGATATTAAAGGCCAAAAAAGCCATTTGGGAATCGCAAGACATACAATTCAATAATACACTCAATTCATTCTATACATTCATATCa GAATTAATTGAGAGGGAAAAGTCAGAGAATAGAATGGAATTGGAAGAATATGGAGAAAGAATACAGCAATTGGAACtttttagaaattatattaccAAATCTAAAGAGAAACATATTCCACCATATTTATGCTGTAAAATATCTATG TGTTTGATGAGAGATCCAGTGATATCATCGAGTGGATTAACTTATGAGAGAAAATTGCTGGAAACACATTTGCTGTGTAACGGAGAATATGATCCAATTACAAG AGAAGTTTGTAAAATGGGTGACTTGGTACCAAATTATCATATAAAAGAGGCAGTGGAAGATtttttggaaaaaaatCCCTGGGCATTTGATGATTATTATActgtttaa